A single genomic interval of Streptomyces sp. 1222.5 harbors:
- a CDS encoding N-acetylglucosamine kinase: MTAPGFLAVDSGGSGLRVVVGVPGQAPSVPRAIREPVRTGARGIDPVHLLDQLVPLARALAAEAGVGELDTAVVGAAGFASLGDALRAELPGALAEELGVRHVALAADAVTAYVGALGPRPGAVLAAGTGLIAVGTDLARWRRADGWGHLLGDCGSGAWIGRAGLEAALRAYDGRDGGSAPLLACVEEQFGPAPSLPGLLYPRSDRAAVLASFAPRVAACAPHDPVAGGILRAAARHMAESAAAVCPAEGALEVALTGGLFNLGEPLLAPLRRELADRLPHARQVPANGDPLHGAVRIATDLAAGRLSLPGEPTMLHLTSLVRD, from the coding sequence GTGACCGCCCCCGGCTTCCTCGCCGTGGACTCGGGCGGTTCCGGCCTCCGGGTCGTCGTCGGCGTGCCCGGGCAGGCACCGTCCGTCCCGCGGGCGATCCGCGAACCGGTCCGCACGGGCGCACGGGGCATCGACCCCGTCCATCTGCTGGACCAGCTCGTCCCCCTGGCGCGCGCCCTGGCCGCGGAGGCCGGGGTCGGCGAGCTGGACACCGCGGTCGTCGGCGCCGCCGGGTTCGCCTCCCTGGGCGACGCCCTGCGCGCCGAACTGCCCGGCGCACTCGCCGAGGAACTCGGCGTGCGGCACGTGGCGCTCGCCGCCGACGCGGTCACCGCGTACGTCGGCGCGCTCGGGCCACGTCCGGGCGCGGTGCTCGCCGCGGGCACCGGACTCATCGCGGTCGGCACCGACCTGGCCCGCTGGCGGCGGGCCGACGGCTGGGGGCATCTGCTGGGCGACTGCGGCAGCGGCGCCTGGATCGGGCGGGCCGGACTGGAGGCGGCGCTGCGCGCGTACGACGGCCGGGACGGCGGCTCCGCCCCGCTGCTGGCCTGCGTGGAGGAGCAGTTCGGCCCCGCGCCCTCGCTGCCCGGCCTGCTGTACCCGCGCTCCGACCGGGCCGCCGTGCTGGCGTCCTTCGCACCCCGGGTCGCGGCGTGCGCCCCGCACGACCCGGTCGCCGGGGGCATCCTGCGCGCGGCGGCCCGGCACATGGCCGAGTCCGCGGCGGCCGTCTGCCCCGCCGAAGGAGCGCTCGAAGTGGCGCTCACCGGTGGCCTGTTCAACCTGGGCGAACCCCTCCTCGCCCCGCTGCGCCGGGAACTGGCGGACCGGCTGCCCCACGCCCGGCAGGTGCCCGCGAACGGCGACCCGCTGCACGGTGCGGTACGGATCGCGACCGACCTCGCCGCCGGCCGGCTCTCCCTGCCGGGCGAACCGACGATGCTGCACCTGACCTCCCTGGTCCGCGACTGA
- a CDS encoding uracil-DNA glycosylase, with the protein MAPRPLHEIVEPGWAQALEPVAGQIAAMGDFLRTEIAAGRTYLPAGPNVLRAFQQPFDEVRVLIVGQDPYPTPGHAVGLSFSVAPEVRPLPPSLINIFQELHGDLGLPQPSNGDLTPWTQQGVLLLNRALTTAPRSPAAHRGKGWEEVTEQAIRALAARGKPLVSILWGRDARNLRPLLGRLPAVESAHPSPMSADRGFFGSRPFSRANDLLVQQGGQPVDWRLP; encoded by the coding sequence GTGGCACCACGACCCTTGCATGAAATCGTCGAACCGGGCTGGGCGCAGGCCCTGGAACCCGTTGCCGGACAGATCGCCGCGATGGGCGACTTCCTGCGTACGGAGATCGCCGCGGGACGCACCTACCTCCCGGCCGGACCGAACGTGCTGCGGGCCTTCCAGCAGCCCTTCGACGAGGTACGGGTCCTGATCGTCGGTCAGGACCCCTATCCCACGCCGGGGCACGCGGTGGGCCTGTCGTTCTCGGTCGCGCCGGAGGTACGCCCGCTGCCGCCGAGCCTGATCAACATCTTCCAGGAGCTGCACGGCGACCTGGGGCTGCCCCAGCCGTCCAACGGCGACCTGACCCCCTGGACGCAGCAGGGCGTGCTGCTGCTCAACAGGGCGCTGACCACCGCGCCCCGCAGCCCCGCCGCGCACCGGGGCAAGGGCTGGGAGGAGGTCACCGAGCAGGCGATCCGGGCGCTGGCGGCGCGCGGCAAGCCTCTCGTCTCCATCCTGTGGGGCCGTGACGCCCGCAATCTGCGCCCGCTGCTCGGCAGACTGCCCGCGGTGGAGTCCGCGCACCCCTCCCCGATGTCGGCCGACCGCGGCTTCTTCGGCTCGCGCCCGTTCAGCCGGGCCAACGACCTGCTGGTCCAGCAGGGAGGACAGCCGGTGGACTGGCGTCTGCCGTGA
- a CDS encoding sialidase family protein, translated as MTEVLLAVGTRKGLFIGRRRGGGAWEFDESPYFNAQAVYSVAIDTRDSRPRLLAGGDSAHWGPSVFHSDDLGRTWTEPAQPAVKFPKDTGASLERVWQLHPAAAEPGVVYAGTEPAALYRSEDRGESFELVRPLWEHPTRSRWVPGGGGEGLHTVLTDARDPRAVTVAVSTAGVFRSGDGGASWAPSNSGVAAVFLPDPDPEFGQCVHKVARDAADPDRLYLQNHWGVYRSDDAGAHWTDIGAGLPSTFGFAVAAHPSRGGTAYVFPINADADRVPAEHRCRVFRTTDAGGTWQALSKGLPEEDHYGTVLRDALCTDDADPAGVYFGNRNGELFASADDGDSWQQLASHLPDVLCVRAAVVG; from the coding sequence ATGACCGAGGTACTGCTGGCGGTGGGCACGCGCAAAGGCCTGTTCATCGGGCGGCGGCGGGGCGGCGGCGCCTGGGAGTTCGACGAGAGCCCGTATTTCAACGCGCAGGCGGTGTACTCGGTCGCGATCGACACCCGGGACTCCCGGCCCCGCCTGCTGGCGGGCGGCGACAGCGCGCACTGGGGCCCGTCGGTGTTCCACTCCGACGACCTGGGCCGCACCTGGACCGAACCGGCGCAGCCCGCGGTGAAGTTCCCCAAGGACACCGGAGCCTCCCTGGAGCGTGTCTGGCAGCTGCATCCGGCCGCCGCCGAGCCCGGCGTGGTGTACGCGGGCACGGAACCGGCCGCGCTGTACCGCTCGGAGGACCGCGGCGAGAGCTTCGAGCTGGTCCGGCCGCTGTGGGAGCACCCGACCCGTTCCCGGTGGGTGCCGGGCGGCGGCGGCGAGGGCCTGCACACGGTCCTCACGGACGCGCGCGACCCGCGTGCGGTGACCGTGGCCGTCTCGACGGCCGGCGTCTTCCGCAGCGGCGACGGCGGGGCCAGCTGGGCACCGTCCAACTCCGGTGTGGCCGCCGTGTTCCTGCCGGACCCGGACCCGGAGTTCGGCCAGTGCGTGCACAAGGTCGCCAGGGACGCGGCCGATCCGGACCGGCTGTACCTGCAGAACCACTGGGGGGTGTACCGCAGCGACGACGCGGGCGCCCACTGGACCGACATCGGCGCGGGGCTGCCGTCGACGTTCGGGTTCGCGGTGGCCGCCCATCCGAGCCGGGGCGGTACGGCGTACGTGTTCCCGATCAACGCCGACGCGGACCGGGTGCCGGCCGAGCACCGGTGCCGGGTCTTCCGCACCACGGACGCGGGCGGGACGTGGCAAGCGCTGTCCAAGGGACTTCCGGAGGAGGACCACTACGGCACGGTGCTGCGGGATGCCCTGTGCACCGACGACGCGGACCCCGCGGGTGTGTACTTCGGCAACCGCAACGGCGAGTTGTTCGCGTCCGCCGACGACGGTGACAGCTGGCAGCAGTTGGCCTCCCATCTGCCGGACGTGCTGTGCGTGCGGGCGGCGGTGGTCGGCTGA
- a CDS encoding PBS lyase, with product MFTGIDEVDWASLRHAHGSAVEVPGWLRALASADTAERTAALDGMYGAVHHQGNVYDSTLACVPFLFALTAREEVPDRGALVELLVSIGADSRDADARAREAVCAGAEGFVPLAGDPDPPVRAAAAGALVHFLAEPARALRLLANRVRAERDDRVLLALTEALGLFVRRYPAHADAAMDLLAEQSAPPYGPGTRLAALGQLALGAPARLPSGLVPTAVRLLRERSAHRVPPGPGTDTLVGRIRRLRPSDEEGARLLRTLHTALGDRVADRTVLLLGQLTSPDPVDRCNGAWMAAALFRGWRGDHTRAVELLGGQLGTAHDRLREAALTVLGELFALAAPAADDLHTLVSTRPDLWTHRWERCAPTLGGPLRALARTGDARAVPPLAQLLAGPAAPADLGFELVHLGLAAAPLAPAVRHRLGRVPLASASTARLAAPLLSAVRALEDEDALPEVLRLLSGVPGGPGAPGAVADQAIETLEALGAAARARPLLRSLLRTRHAAAAAGALWSAEGDTSAVLPSLLRELTEGDPVNRRRAARHLGRLGPAARPALPALRRAATAGPAQVRTSAACALWRIDADPGPVLPVFRTAWAEDPRTRLPVARCLGAMGRAAAPLRDLVAAELAAPRRHTARAGGYGGHIPEDEALLRACGKVRSGVAT from the coding sequence GTGTTCACGGGGATCGACGAGGTCGACTGGGCCTCGCTGCGACACGCGCACGGAAGCGCGGTGGAGGTGCCCGGCTGGTTACGGGCGCTGGCGTCCGCGGACACCGCCGAGCGGACGGCCGCGCTCGACGGGATGTACGGCGCCGTGCACCACCAGGGGAACGTGTACGACTCGACGCTGGCCTGCGTCCCGTTCCTGTTCGCGCTGACGGCCCGTGAGGAGGTGCCCGACCGGGGCGCGCTGGTGGAACTGCTGGTGAGCATCGGCGCGGACAGCAGAGACGCGGACGCGCGGGCACGGGAGGCGGTGTGCGCCGGCGCCGAGGGCTTCGTCCCCCTCGCCGGGGACCCGGACCCTCCGGTGCGGGCGGCGGCGGCCGGTGCCCTCGTCCACTTCCTGGCGGAACCGGCCCGCGCCCTGCGTCTGCTGGCGAACCGCGTCCGGGCCGAGCGGGACGACCGTGTCCTGCTCGCGCTCACGGAGGCGCTCGGCCTGTTCGTCCGCCGGTACCCCGCGCACGCCGACGCCGCGATGGACCTCCTGGCCGAGCAGAGCGCGCCGCCGTACGGCCCCGGGACCCGGCTCGCCGCGCTCGGACAGCTCGCGCTCGGCGCGCCCGCGCGGCTCCCGTCCGGCCTGGTGCCGACGGCCGTCCGGCTGCTGCGGGAGCGGTCCGCGCACCGGGTGCCGCCCGGCCCGGGCACGGACACCCTGGTGGGCCGGATACGGCGGCTGCGCCCTTCGGACGAGGAGGGGGCCCGCCTGCTGCGCACCCTGCACACCGCGCTGGGCGACCGGGTGGCGGACCGGACGGTCCTGCTTCTCGGGCAGCTGACCAGCCCTGACCCGGTGGACCGGTGCAACGGCGCCTGGATGGCGGCGGCGCTGTTCCGCGGCTGGCGCGGGGACCACACCCGGGCCGTCGAGCTGCTGGGCGGCCAACTCGGCACGGCGCACGACCGGTTACGGGAGGCGGCCCTCACGGTCCTGGGGGAACTGTTCGCCCTGGCCGCGCCCGCCGCCGACGACCTGCACACCCTGGTGAGCACCCGGCCCGATCTGTGGACGCACCGCTGGGAACGCTGTGCCCCCACCCTGGGCGGTCCGCTCAGGGCGCTGGCGCGGACGGGCGACGCACGGGCGGTCCCGCCCCTCGCCCAGCTGCTGGCCGGTCCGGCGGCACCCGCCGACCTGGGTTTCGAGCTCGTGCACCTGGGTCTGGCCGCGGCACCGCTCGCCCCGGCGGTACGGCACCGGCTCGGCCGCGTCCCGCTCGCCTCCGCCTCCACGGCCCGGCTCGCCGCCCCGCTGCTGTCCGCGGTCAGGGCCCTCGAGGACGAGGACGCGCTGCCGGAGGTGCTCCGGCTCCTGTCGGGTGTGCCGGGCGGCCCGGGGGCCCCGGGCGCCGTGGCGGACCAGGCGATCGAGACACTCGAGGCGCTCGGCGCCGCCGCGCGGGCGAGACCTCTCCTGCGCTCTCTGCTGCGCACCCGGCACGCGGCCGCCGCGGCGGGCGCGCTCTGGTCGGCGGAAGGCGACACCTCGGCCGTACTCCCCTCACTCCTGCGCGAGTTGACGGAGGGTGATCCGGTGAACCGCCGTCGCGCCGCCCGGCACCTGGGCCGGCTGGGCCCGGCCGCGCGCCCCGCCCTGCCGGCGCTGCGCCGGGCGGCCACGGCGGGACCGGCGCAGGTACGGACGTCGGCCGCGTGCGCGCTCTGGCGCATCGACGCCGACCCCGGCCCCGTCCTGCCGGTGTTCCGGACCGCCTGGGCGGAGGACCCGCGCACCCGCCTCCCGGTCGCCCGCTGTCTCGGCGCGATGGGCCGGGCGGCCGCGCCGCTGCGGGACCTGGTGGCGGCCGAACTCGCCGCCCCCCGCCGGCACACGGCCCGCGCGGGCGGATACGGCGGACACATCCCCGAGGACGAGGCCCTGCTCAGGGCGTGCGGGAAGGTGCGGTCCGGGGTCGCCACGTAG
- a CDS encoding DNA alkylation response protein, which translates to MVSIPAQSPQSATHDVTNQAPPLAPYDASDDRALLEGLRREGAGWAEEDLRRLGARAGSAEAQEWGELANRHEPVLRTHDRYGNRVDEVEFHPSWHRLMRTAVTEGLAGTPWADERPGAHVARTAGGLVWGHTEAGHGCPTSMTYAAVPALRAQPDLAKVYEPLLTSREYDPALRVPTEKPGLLAGMGMTEKQGGSDVRTNTTTATPTGEPGVYTLRGHKWFTSAPMCDVFLVLAQAPGGLSCFLVPRILPDGTRNTFRIQRLKDKLGNRSNASSEPEFDRTVAWLVGPEGRGVKTIIEMVNCTRLDCVMSSATLMRKTFVEAGHHARHRSAFGARLVDQPLMRNVLADLALESEAATTLTLRLAGAADRAVRGDAGERAFRRIATAVGKYWVTKRGPGFTAEALECLGGNGYVEESGMPRHYREAPLLSIWEGSGNVNALDVLRALGREPDSAEALFAELALARGADARLDAAAAGLKDRLAETDQVGARRLVEGMALALQASLLVRYAPHPVADAFCASRLGGDWGHSFGTLPAGTDLDAILERALPGRN; encoded by the coding sequence ATGGTCTCGATTCCCGCGCAGTCGCCGCAGTCCGCCACGCACGACGTCACCAACCAGGCTCCGCCGCTCGCCCCCTACGACGCCTCCGACGACCGGGCCCTGCTGGAGGGGCTGCGCCGGGAGGGCGCTGGCTGGGCCGAGGAGGACCTCCGGCGGCTGGGCGCGCGTGCGGGGAGCGCCGAGGCGCAGGAGTGGGGCGAGCTGGCGAACCGTCACGAGCCCGTCCTGCGCACCCACGACCGCTACGGCAACCGGGTCGACGAGGTGGAGTTCCACCCCAGCTGGCACCGCCTGATGCGGACGGCGGTCACCGAGGGCCTGGCCGGCACCCCGTGGGCGGACGAGCGGCCCGGTGCGCACGTGGCCCGTACCGCCGGCGGACTGGTGTGGGGCCACACCGAGGCGGGGCACGGCTGCCCCACGTCGATGACGTACGCGGCGGTGCCCGCTCTGCGCGCACAGCCGGATCTGGCCAAGGTGTACGAACCGCTGCTCACCAGCCGGGAGTACGACCCCGCGCTGCGCGTCCCGACCGAGAAGCCCGGACTGCTCGCCGGGATGGGCATGACCGAGAAGCAGGGCGGCTCGGACGTGCGCACCAACACCACGACGGCCACGCCCACCGGTGAGCCCGGCGTGTACACGCTGCGCGGCCACAAGTGGTTCACGTCGGCGCCGATGTGCGACGTCTTCCTGGTGCTCGCGCAGGCCCCGGGCGGACTGTCCTGCTTCCTGGTGCCGCGGATCCTGCCGGACGGGACCCGCAACACCTTCCGCATCCAGCGGCTGAAGGACAAGCTGGGCAACCGTTCCAACGCGTCCTCCGAGCCGGAGTTCGACCGGACCGTGGCCTGGCTGGTGGGTCCCGAGGGGCGGGGCGTGAAGACCATCATCGAGATGGTCAACTGCACCCGGCTGGACTGCGTGATGTCCTCGGCGACCCTGATGCGCAAGACGTTCGTCGAGGCCGGCCACCACGCCCGCCACCGCAGCGCGTTCGGGGCCCGTCTCGTCGACCAGCCGCTCATGCGCAACGTCCTCGCCGATCTGGCGCTGGAGTCGGAGGCGGCGACGACCCTGACGCTGCGGCTCGCCGGGGCGGCGGACCGCGCGGTGCGCGGGGACGCCGGGGAGCGGGCGTTCCGGCGGATCGCCACCGCCGTGGGCAAGTACTGGGTCACCAAGCGCGGACCGGGGTTCACCGCCGAGGCCCTGGAGTGCCTGGGCGGCAACGGGTACGTGGAGGAGTCCGGCATGCCCCGCCACTACCGGGAGGCGCCGCTGCTGTCGATCTGGGAGGGCTCGGGCAACGTCAACGCGCTCGACGTGCTCCGTGCCCTCGGACGGGAACCGGACAGCGCCGAGGCCCTGTTCGCCGAACTCGCCCTCGCCCGCGGGGCCGACGCCCGGCTGGACGCCGCCGCGGCCGGGCTGAAGGACCGACTGGCCGAGACCGATCAGGTGGGCGCCCGCCGGCTGGTCGAGGGGATGGCCCTCGCGCTGCAGGCGTCGCTGCTGGTCCGGTACGCGCCGCACCCGGTCGCGGACGCCTTCTGCGCCAGCCGGCTGGGCGGCGACTGGGGGCACTCGTTCGGCACGCTGCCGGCGGGGACCGACCTGGACGCGATCCTGGAGCGCGCGCTGCCCGGCCGGAACTGA
- a CDS encoding PaaX family transcriptional regulator C-terminal domain-containing protein, producing the protein MRMNDSAEPDAAGLRTLSARSVVLSLLLGAHPPELPVKNLVRLVEPFGVGGSTLRAALSRMVAAGDLRRTDAVYRLSDRLLARQRRQDDAVHPRTRAWDGDWEMVVITAMGRGPAERAELRTRLTALRLAELREGVWLRPANLDRPLPGDLGAVAATYTARPDEPARDLVARLWPLEEWTATARALLTRASGAEHPADRLTVYAAAVRHLLTDPVLPAALLPADWPGEALRTGYAGYRRELTAFLGLAEGAD; encoded by the coding sequence ATGCGCATGAACGACTCGGCCGAGCCGGACGCGGCCGGCCTGCGCACGCTGTCCGCCCGGTCGGTCGTGCTGAGCCTGCTCCTCGGCGCCCACCCGCCGGAGCTGCCGGTGAAGAACCTCGTCCGGCTGGTCGAGCCCTTCGGTGTCGGCGGTTCCACCCTGCGGGCCGCGCTCAGCCGGATGGTGGCCGCCGGCGATCTGCGGCGCACGGACGCCGTCTACCGGCTCAGCGACCGTCTGCTGGCCCGCCAACGCCGCCAGGACGACGCCGTGCATCCCCGTACGCGCGCGTGGGACGGCGACTGGGAGATGGTGGTGATCACCGCCATGGGCCGCGGCCCCGCCGAGCGAGCCGAGCTGCGCACCCGGCTGACCGCACTGCGGCTGGCCGAGCTCCGCGAGGGTGTCTGGCTGCGCCCGGCCAATCTCGACCGCCCCCTGCCGGGCGACCTGGGGGCGGTGGCCGCGACCTACACCGCCCGTCCGGACGAGCCCGCGCGCGACCTGGTGGCCCGGCTCTGGCCGCTGGAGGAGTGGACGGCCACCGCGCGGGCGCTGCTCACGCGCGCGAGCGGCGCCGAGCACCCGGCCGACCGTCTCACCGTCTACGCGGCGGCCGTACGCCACCTCCTCACCGACCCCGTGCTGCCGGCCGCCCTGCTGCCCGCCGACTGGCCCGGCGAGGCCCTGCGCACCGGCTACGCCGGCTACCGGCGGGAACTGACCGCGTTCCTGGGCCTCGCCGAGGGCGCGGACTGA